One part of the Methanobacterium petrolearium genome encodes these proteins:
- a CDS encoding MATE family efflux transporter, whose product MYERNYDLVSAKFKEFFLPTLLMSMAMNISTFMDTVIVGNTLGPINISAMALIAPIITFINLIYWMVGLGGSLLSAVAKADRDEEKSDMFFTVSIILLITIGVTFSVLGLVFLDNLVAALTSNPQLALLVNRFLGVYFMGSPLLFLLMGIAYFIRADGKPKLSFYALLIANIVNLIMDFFYILVLGMDIQGAALATVTGYTVGTIFIMQYFFYKDRTMHFLSLAKCKLYAVWDIVKIGFPPASLQLFLTIKLFFINTLISLVVGKPGLTAFSVYYNSLFIVYMFLIGTSQAMSPIVSVYFQEKDYFGVKYTINTSLKIVLSAGVVFTILFMAFPGPLLNLFGVHDAVDLAVGINAIRILSLSIIAMGITFLMMFYTQAIQQKELSFIISITEGLLIPVTSAYLLAGIIGADGIWISFLIAELGAILIIYLATRIISKRSHGKYSGFFLLGNHGDTPVMDVTIGSSVEEVVGLSEKLIDFATANGVDEKIAMRIGMTMEEMTINTINYNPDKIDYIDITARIEDKKITMAFKDSGVEFNPANFLPEEKDSFENIAVLQKMADDISYARVIGLNSTVISIKK is encoded by the coding sequence ATGTACGAAAGAAACTATGACCTGGTATCTGCCAAATTTAAAGAATTTTTTTTACCAACCCTACTGATGTCCATGGCCATGAACATCAGCACCTTCATGGACACCGTAATTGTAGGTAACACCTTAGGACCTATTAATATATCTGCTATGGCCCTTATTGCCCCCATAATTACTTTTATTAACCTTATTTACTGGATGGTGGGTTTGGGAGGTTCTCTGCTTTCTGCAGTGGCTAAAGCTGACCGTGATGAAGAAAAAAGTGACATGTTCTTCACAGTCTCTATAATCCTGCTCATCACCATTGGAGTGACCTTTTCCGTGTTGGGATTGGTGTTTTTGGATAATCTGGTAGCTGCCCTCACCAGCAATCCCCAGCTGGCATTACTGGTTAACCGGTTCCTGGGTGTTTACTTTATGGGATCACCCCTGTTATTTCTTTTAATGGGAATTGCTTACTTCATACGTGCCGATGGCAAACCCAAATTATCATTCTATGCACTGTTAATAGCCAACATTGTAAATCTGATAATGGACTTTTTCTATATACTGGTTCTGGGAATGGATATTCAGGGAGCAGCTCTGGCAACCGTCACCGGATACACCGTGGGCACCATCTTCATCATGCAATATTTTTTCTATAAAGATAGAACCATGCATTTCCTGTCTTTGGCAAAATGTAAATTATACGCAGTATGGGATATTGTAAAGATAGGTTTTCCTCCAGCATCTTTACAACTATTTCTAACCATCAAACTATTTTTCATAAACACCCTCATCTCTCTGGTAGTAGGCAAACCAGGCTTAACAGCATTTTCAGTTTATTACAACAGCCTTTTCATTGTTTACATGTTTTTAATTGGAACTTCCCAGGCCATGTCTCCCATAGTTTCTGTTTACTTCCAGGAAAAGGATTATTTTGGAGTAAAATACACCATCAACACTTCACTTAAGATCGTATTATCAGCAGGAGTGGTGTTCACCATACTCTTTATGGCCTTCCCCGGACCATTACTGAATTTATTCGGAGTTCATGATGCTGTAGACCTGGCAGTAGGGATAAATGCCATACGCATACTTTCCTTAAGCATTATTGCCATGGGTATCACTTTTTTAATGATGTTTTATACTCAGGCTATTCAGCAGAAAGAACTATCATTTATCATCTCCATAACCGAAGGTCTTTTAATCCCAGTAACCAGTGCTTACCTGCTTGCCGGCATTATAGGTGCAGATGGTATCTGGATATCATTTTTGATAGCAGAACTGGGTGCAATCCTCATTATTTATCTGGCCACTCGTATCATCTCTAAACGCTCCCATGGAAAATATTCAGGATTTTTCTTACTGGGTAACCATGGGGATACTCCAGTGATGGATGTAACTATTGGCAGTTCTGTGGAGGAAGTGGTGGGATTATCTGAAAAATTGATTGATTTTGCCACAGCGAATGGCGTGGATGAGAAAATTGCCATGAGAATTGGTATGACCATGGAAGAGATGACCATTAACACTATAAACTACAATCCGGATAAAATAGATTATATTGATATTACAGCAAGAATAGAAGACAAAAAAATAACCATGGCCTTTAAAGATTCAGGAGTTGAATTTAACCCTGCCAATTTTTTACCGGAAGAAAAAGATTCCTTTGAGAACATTGCTGTGTTACAAAAAATGGCAGATGATATAAGCTACGCCAGGGTTATAGGATTAAACAGTACGGTTATTTCTATAAAAAAGTGA